Proteins encoded within one genomic window of Pseudomonas cannabina:
- a CDS encoding DUF1289 domain-containing protein, with protein MSTDSVVEKPVRSPCVSICALDEQDVCTGCQRTVSEITRWGRMSNDERRAVLVLCDERARTSGLMWTVGGSR; from the coding sequence ATGAGCACCGATTCCGTTGTTGAAAAGCCGGTTCGTTCGCCATGCGTCAGCATTTGCGCGCTGGATGAGCAGGACGTCTGCACCGGGTGCCAGCGCACCGTGAGCGAAATCACCCGGTGGGGCCGGATGAGCAATGACGAGCGCCGTGCCGTTCTGGTGCTGTGCGACGAGCGCGCAAGGACCAGTGGCCTGATGTGGACGGTGGGCGGGTCACGCTGA
- a CDS encoding MFS transporter, whose protein sequence is MTSTPLSAVDNEAPEKPVNSATRVATASFIGTAIEFYDFYVYATAAALVIGPVFFPQTSGTAQMLSSFLTFGIAFLARPLGSALFGHFGDRIGRKSTLVASLLLMGVCTTLIGVLPGYATIGAWAPILLCVLRFGQGLGLGGEWGGAALLATENAPKGKRAWYGMFPQLGPSIGFLAANGLFLALAMTLDDEQFRAWGWRIPFLLSAALVMVGLYVRLKLEETPVFAKPMARHERVSLPIVETFSQHWKPMLLGAASMVVCYALFYISTVFSLSYGVSTLGYTRETFLGLLCFAVLFMAAATPFAALASDRFGRKPVLIVGGVLAILSGFTMEPLLTHGSTWAVALFLCIELFLMGITFAPMGALLPELFPTQVRYTGASAAYNLGGIVGASVAPFFAQKLVAMGGLSWVGGYVSAAALISVLAVLSLKETKGKEL, encoded by the coding sequence ATGACCAGCACCCCTCTCTCTGCTGTAGATAACGAGGCGCCCGAAAAACCGGTGAACTCGGCCACCCGCGTGGCCACCGCCAGCTTCATCGGCACTGCCATCGAGTTCTACGATTTCTACGTTTACGCCACCGCCGCAGCACTGGTGATCGGCCCGGTGTTTTTCCCGCAGACCTCAGGCACGGCACAGATGCTGTCGTCGTTTCTGACCTTCGGCATCGCCTTTCTCGCCCGCCCGCTGGGGTCGGCGCTGTTCGGCCACTTCGGCGACCGGATCGGACGCAAGTCGACGCTTGTGGCTTCGTTACTGCTGATGGGTGTCTGCACCACGCTGATCGGCGTGTTGCCCGGTTACGCCACGATTGGCGCGTGGGCACCGATTCTGCTGTGTGTCCTGCGTTTCGGTCAGGGCCTTGGTCTGGGCGGCGAATGGGGCGGCGCGGCTTTGCTGGCGACCGAGAATGCGCCCAAGGGCAAGCGTGCCTGGTACGGCATGTTTCCGCAACTGGGCCCCTCTATCGGCTTTCTGGCGGCCAACGGGCTGTTTCTGGCCTTGGCAATGACCCTCGATGACGAACAATTCCGCGCCTGGGGCTGGCGAATCCCGTTTCTGCTCAGCGCGGCGCTGGTCATGGTTGGCCTGTACGTACGCCTGAAACTGGAAGAAACCCCAGTGTTCGCCAAGCCCATGGCGCGCCACGAGCGTGTCAGCCTGCCCATCGTTGAAACCTTCAGCCAGCACTGGAAGCCCATGCTGCTCGGTGCGGCGTCGATGGTGGTCTGCTACGCGCTGTTCTATATCTCGACAGTCTTTTCACTGAGCTATGGCGTGTCCACACTGGGTTACACTCGTGAGACCTTCCTGGGGCTGCTGTGCTTCGCGGTGCTGTTCATGGCCGCCGCCACGCCGTTCGCGGCCTTGGCAAGCGACCGCTTCGGGCGCAAGCCGGTGTTGATTGTCGGCGGCGTGCTGGCGATTCTCTCGGGTTTCACCATGGAACCGTTGCTGACCCATGGCAGCACATGGGCGGTGGCGCTGTTCTTGTGCATCGAGCTGTTTCTGATGGGCATTACTTTCGCACCGATGGGCGCACTGCTGCCAGAACTGTTCCCAACGCAGGTACGCTATACCGGCGCTTCAGCAGCCTACAATCTGGGCGGAATCGTTGGCGCTTCGGTGGCACCCTTCTTCGCCCAGAAACTGGTGGCGATGGGCGGCTTGAGCTGGGTCGGCGGGTATGTATCAGCAGCGGCGCTGATCAGCGTGCTGGCGGTGTTGAGCTTGAAGGAAACGAAAGGCAAGGAGCTATGA
- the purT gene encoding formate-dependent phosphoribosylglycinamide formyltransferase — MTQIGTPLSPTATRVLFCGSGELGKEVVIELQRLGVEVIAVDRYENAPAMQVAHRSHVVNMLDGAALRAVIEAEKPHFIVPEIEAIATATLVELEAEGFTVIPTARAAQLTMNREGIRRLAAEELKLPTSPYHFADTFEAYSKAVEDLGFPCVVKPVMSSSGKGQSLLKSNDDVQKAWDYAQEGGRAGKGRVIVEGFIDFDYEITLLTVRHIGGTTFCAPVGHRQEKGDYQESWQPQAMSPAALAESERVAKAVTEALGGRGMFGVELFIKGDQVWFSEVSPRPHDTGLVTLISQDLSQFALHARAILGLPIPLIRQFGPSASAVVLVEGQSKQTAFANLGAALAEPDTALRLFGKPEVNGQRRMGVALARDESIDAARAKATRASQAVNVKL, encoded by the coding sequence ATGACTCAAATCGGAACTCCACTGTCGCCTACCGCGACGCGCGTACTGTTCTGCGGCAGCGGCGAATTGGGCAAGGAAGTCGTGATCGAGCTGCAGCGCCTCGGCGTTGAAGTGATCGCTGTTGACCGTTACGAGAATGCGCCCGCCATGCAGGTCGCGCATCGTAGCCATGTCGTCAACATGCTCGACGGTGCCGCACTGCGCGCCGTGATCGAGGCCGAAAAGCCGCATTTCATCGTCCCGGAAATCGAAGCCATCGCCACCGCGACGCTGGTTGAACTCGAGGCCGAAGGCTTCACGGTGATCCCGACCGCGCGCGCCGCGCAGTTGACCATGAACCGCGAAGGCATCCGCCGTCTGGCGGCCGAAGAGCTGAAGCTGCCGACCTCGCCGTACCACTTTGCCGACACCTTCGAGGCCTACAGCAAAGCAGTCGAAGACCTCGGTTTTCCGTGCGTGGTGAAACCGGTCATGAGTTCTTCGGGTAAAGGCCAGAGCCTGCTCAAGAGCAACGACGACGTCCAGAAAGCCTGGGATTACGCTCAAGAAGGCGGACGTGCCGGCAAGGGGCGTGTGATCGTCGAGGGTTTCATCGACTTCGATTACGAAATTACCCTGCTGACCGTGCGACATATCGGCGGCACTACCTTTTGCGCGCCGGTCGGCCATCGTCAGGAGAAGGGCGATTATCAGGAATCCTGGCAGCCACAAGCCATGAGTCCGGCGGCCCTGGCCGAGTCCGAGCGTGTCGCCAAGGCGGTAACCGAGGCGCTGGGTGGTCGTGGAATGTTTGGTGTCGAGCTGTTCATCAAGGGTGATCAGGTGTGGTTCAGCGAAGTTTCACCACGCCCGCATGACACGGGTCTGGTCACTCTGATTTCTCAGGATTTGTCGCAGTTCGCCCTGCACGCGCGTGCGATTCTGGGCTTGCCGATCCCGTTGATTCGCCAGTTCGGCCCGTCTGCATCGGCTGTGGTTCTGGTCGAAGGCCAGTCTAAACAGACCGCGTTTGCCAACCTCGGCGCTGCATTGGCCGAGCCTGACACCGCACTGCGCCTGTTCGGCAAGCCGGAAGTCAACGGCCAGCGCCGCATGGGCGTTGCGCTGGCCCGCGACGAATCCATCGACGCTGCGCGGGCCAAGGCGACTAGGGCATCGCAGGCCGTCAACGTCAAGCTGTAG
- a CDS encoding VUT family protein: MLFLIAYIGSVVLINFAFSSAPHLDVIWSAWGGLVFVLRDMVQIRFGHGAILAMLMALVLSYVTSDPTIALASATAFAVSECIDWLVFSITRRPLRDRLWISSALSIPLDTFIFFGMIDALTPPVVLTALASKFAGVTMVWMIMAWRARNSACPG; encoded by the coding sequence ATGCTTTTTCTGATCGCCTACATCGGCAGCGTCGTGCTGATCAATTTCGCGTTTTCCAGCGCGCCGCATCTGGACGTCATCTGGTCGGCGTGGGGCGGGTTGGTGTTCGTGTTGCGCGATATGGTGCAGATCCGTTTCGGGCATGGCGCGATTCTCGCCATGCTGATGGCGCTGGTCCTGTCCTACGTCACCAGCGACCCCACCATTGCATTGGCCAGCGCCACGGCGTTCGCGGTGTCCGAGTGCATAGACTGGCTGGTCTTCAGCATCACCAGGCGCCCGCTGCGCGACCGGTTGTGGATCAGCTCGGCGCTGAGCATTCCGCTGGACACCTTTATCTTTTTCGGCATGATCGATGCTCTGACGCCACCGGTCGTGCTGACCGCGCTGGCCTCCAAGTTCGCCGGAGTCACCATGGTCTGGATGATCATGGCCTGGCGTGCCCGCAACAGTGCCTGCCCCGGGTGA
- a CDS encoding cytochrome C assembly family protein — translation MSPLPPSLLPSLAAAIIYAAATVYQGLRLSQTARPDKRLLCLLGALAVIAHAIGLYSQLARPAGLGLDFFNSASLIAASVIAVTLIAISRIPVENLLVLLFPLGMVTVLLAQFAPSGTVQPIQEEPGILSHILLSLLAYGMFTIAAFQALLLLLQDYRLKHKHPSGLIKNFPPLQTMESLLFGFLWAGWILLSLSLISGWLFVENLFAQHLAHKTLLACLAWVVFSVLLWGRNRLGWRGHKAIRWTLGGFCLLMLAYFGSKLVREFILHI, via the coding sequence ATGTCCCCTTTGCCACCCAGCCTGCTTCCCAGCCTCGCCGCCGCCATCATTTATGCCGCTGCGACCGTCTATCAGGGCTTGCGCCTGAGCCAGACCGCCAGGCCCGACAAACGGCTGCTTTGCCTGCTCGGCGCGCTGGCTGTCATCGCGCACGCCATCGGTCTTTACTCTCAACTGGCGCGCCCTGCCGGCCTTGGCCTGGACTTTTTCAACTCGGCCAGCCTGATCGCCGCGTCGGTGATTGCCGTGACCCTGATCGCCATCTCACGCATTCCGGTGGAAAACCTGCTGGTGCTGTTGTTCCCGCTCGGCATGGTCACCGTGCTGCTGGCGCAGTTCGCGCCCAGCGGCACGGTGCAGCCGATTCAGGAAGAGCCGGGCATCCTCAGCCACATACTGCTGTCACTGCTGGCTTACGGCATGTTCACCATCGCCGCGTTTCAGGCCTTGCTGCTGCTGTTGCAGGACTACCGGCTCAAGCACAAGCACCCTTCCGGGCTGATCAAGAACTTCCCGCCGCTGCAAACCATGGAGAGCCTGCTGTTCGGCTTCCTCTGGGCGGGCTGGATACTGCTGTCGCTGTCGCTGATTTCGGGCTGGTTGTTCGTTGAAAACCTGTTCGCTCAGCATCTGGCGCACAAGACCTTGCTGGCCTGTCTGGCGTGGGTGGTATTCAGTGTGTTGCTGTGGGGACGCAACCGTCTCGGCTGGCGCGGGCACAAGGCCATTCGCTGGACGCTGGGCGGTTTCTGCCTGCTGATGCTGGCCTACTTCGGCAGCAAGCTGGTCCGTGAATTCATTCTGCACATCTGA
- a CDS encoding gamma carbonic anhydrase family protein, translated as MKYRLGDSRVHTDPQSWVAPNALLIGKVRLEAGASVWFNAVLRGDNELIHIGENSNVQDGTVMHTDMGSPLEIGRGVTIGHNAMLHGCSVDDYSLIGINAVILNGAKVGKYCIIGANSLIGEGKVIPDGSLVMGSPGKVVRELTDVQKKMLEASAAHYVHNAQRYARELAVQED; from the coding sequence ATGAAATACCGCCTGGGGGACTCCCGCGTCCACACCGACCCGCAGAGCTGGGTCGCGCCCAATGCGCTGCTGATCGGCAAGGTCAGGCTGGAGGCGGGTGCCAGTGTCTGGTTCAACGCCGTGCTGCGTGGCGATAACGAATTGATCCATATCGGTGAAAACAGCAACGTGCAGGACGGCACGGTGATGCATACCGACATGGGCTCACCGCTGGAAATCGGCCGGGGCGTAACCATTGGGCACAACGCCATGTTGCACGGTTGCAGCGTCGATGATTACAGCCTGATCGGTATCAACGCGGTCATTCTCAATGGCGCGAAGGTCGGAAAATACTGCATCATCGGCGCCAATTCGCTGATTGGAGAGGGCAAGGTCATTCCCGACGGCTCGCTGGTGATGGGCTCGCCCGGCAAAGTGGTTCGCGAACTGACTGACGTGCAGAAGAAAATGCTCGAAGCCAGCGCTGCCCATTACGTACACAACGCCCAGCGCTATGCCCGCGAGCTGGCCGTACAGGAAGATTGA